The DNA window GCATTCTGGTGGGCATTAAGAAGAAATACAGAGATCTTGACACTTTGGacctacatacatatatccatccATATGTCTCTATACCAGATTTTATTGTCTGAATATTATATATTCTCCCTTCCAGGTTTTTAACTAGCTGGTCTGGTCAGTTGCAACTGTCCAGGAATCTAGATGTATCATCAACTGGGaccacttttctcttttctataaaGTGGATAACCAGGGACTAGACATATGATTCTACACATagagaaactatttttttctcatcatggTGTTTAAAGGCATCCATGCAATGAGGCAATCCATCTGCAAGCCTTGCTTGggcttttcccttcctccttcagcTGGTCATTTGAGGCACCAAATGTGACCACACATGTGATCTGAGAAAGAGGTGGTGGTGCAATGCTGGTCGGTGACATGGGGGTCTGAGCTTCTGCTCATGGAGCCTGCTTTCTCGTTCTGCTAGTGTCCATTCCTGTAAGAGCTATTTCTGTCTTACAGTGGATTGCTACTGAATCCACCTGACTTCATGACTTGGAAGTTTCAACAGAACGCATCTCACGATGGACAGCTACAGATGCATGATCACTTGTCCCAGTGTCAAATTTTGTATCTCTAGCAGGTCCAAGTAGTTTCCAAAGATCTGAGTATCGAAAGATATGTTAATTTTCAACTACAGATTATAAGACCTTGTTCTACAACTTTATTTGCCTGCATTGTGATTTTCCCACCGAGGTGTGCCGTAACCTCCACattgcagttttattttattttatttttattttcttcaataccACCGATTCCACTAACAGCCTATGGTCTGCCAGATTGTTTGACCCAACCAGTAGGGTTGCTTGCATCTGAGACTAGACTTACAGAATCCTTTCCTGCTCCTGGTCTAAAGGAAGTTTTGTATATAGGCCAGAGAGGTACTTCTACTTGGGGAGTATGTTTGTTGCAGAACCACATAAAGCCTACCAGATGCTCTGTTACTTTATTTGTAGTAGGGGATTTAAGAGATTTAACTGtttgttacatattttatattttttacattatgctatatatttaatatgaatatatttatataaaaatggaaatataatgacatactattttacataatatttgacaaaagttttattttataaagtatttttaaatgcttaagtaagtagaaaatagaatgaaaaagagCAGTCAGAAAACTATTTTAACAGTATGAATAAGAGAAGATGAATCCTAAGATTAATGTGATCCAAAACTCAAGGTATCCAAAACAATGATGTGAAAGAGACCTATTATACCTCTCTAGCTGGTTTTCCATTAGtaatccatacaaattgtaacttGATTTTCAATAATTTCCAGAACACAAGTATCTTTGTACATCTCTGCTTTGATCATTTTATTTCACCTTCTCAGAATTCTCCTTATTCTCTCCCATGTTGCTTGCATCTTCACTTCTTATATTAGTCCTCATCTATCATATAGATAGAtggttttatttggttttattgtAAGACTGGGACCTAGAGCGAGCCCTTAATGGGCtttgagtcttcatttccttCTGTGTAAAATAACTAGTTCATAAAATGTGTGTTTCTCATGATTCTTATAGCGATCTGAAAAATGATGAGTAGGAAAATTCTTTGAAACTTTTTCTTTATCTCAGTATAAAGatactgtctttttgttttttgttttagactTATCATTATGTTGCCTAACTTAGCACTAGGCTGTTTTCTGAAATATGTGACCTATAAAATGTCAGATTGgctacataaaacataaaaacgaGGAGTGTGTAAATGTGTGTTGCAATATGAATGAAATAGTGACTTCGGATGGTTTGAAAGCCTTGTTTTCTCCAGCCAGGTTTAATTTGGATCTTGGATCCAATAAGGTGAAACTCTACATCTCATGAACCTAATTAATTCTCTCCAAATATAATTGGCTTCCTCTTTACACCTGTGAAGAAATCAATTCCATACAAAGGTACTCAGTGAGATGAAGGGATAAGGTTTTCTGCCACCCAACGTTGACTGAATCAAAGAACGCTCTCTAAACTAATGTACAAAACTTCTCATATAACCTATAATTTTCCCCATTCAGTTGTATTTTCCAAATGGcttgcttttctccttcagtcAGCAAACATCAAGGCCTCATATTCTTTGAAGAACATGTGCTCTATGCCACTCCTGAGATTATTATTCACGTGAAGTTTATGCATGCAATGTAAGgatttcagaaaacagaagttttgaagaagaaaatgttgaaaCCCTCAAATAACTTAGTTCAAACCTATCAATGTTAGTTTTCCAAAGTTTGCTTTCAGAGGTATAGTAAACGTTAACTCAAAAGCAGCctccaaaaaaagcaaaagccaaaaaaaaaaaaaaaagaaaaaacacgcTTAACTAGTTAAAACTAACAATAAACTTAGTAGCACATTTGCAAGCCAAATTGAATGAGTTTATTAGATTATATTCATTTAGGTTTTTATCCATTTTGTGAATAAAATGCATGAACAAGGATCACATTACTTCATTAACATTAATTCATTGTTTGTTAACATGAATTTCATTAATTGatttagtaatatatttcatTCAGTTTTCTAATTCCGTTAATTTATTCCATAAACTTAATCATAAGTTCAGTATACGTGGCAGACAGTTTTTTGGTCAGTATTTTACGAATGGAAAAAAGGTGAAGAACAGTTGATCCTCCCGAAGATCATGAAGATGATAGAAGCTCTGTATAGAGGTTGGACACATTGCTCACATCTGAATGTTCCACAAGCTGATCAATAGAAGGCAGATCCACAGATTGGTCTGTAACACAGTGATTGGCAACTCCTAGCAGCAAAGCAGGATGGGCGGCAGAAGCCGGATCTATGGCTCAGCCAAGGGAAGGCATAGACTTCATAACCCAGGGGTCTGAAGCCATGGGATCCAAAGCCCAGTGTGTAGCAGCTTCTGGATCCATAGCCCAAGGAGCAGCCTCTGCTGGACCGAGAGCCCAGAGACCCAGCATAAGTTGTGCAGCAAGGACTGTAGATCATGGAGGTCCTTGGATGGTAGCAGGAGGTCTGGCAGGGACTGGATAGCCCAGAGGATGTGAAGCACCTGATGGGCTCATAGAAGCCACGCCGGAGAGAGGAGCCCAGACGGCAGGAGCGGGGAGAGCAGTGATCAGTGCTGTAGACCAGGTCGCCGATGTAAGAAGACCCACAGGAGGAGCTTGAGTAGCGCAGGTGGTCCCCAAGGGAGCAGGAGGAGAAGTTTCCTGAGCATGGATAGTAGGACATGTTGAGAGGAGTTGTGATTTCCAATGTGTGACAATGAGAAGATTCTGAGGTTTAATGTTACTCCCTGGAATGGGGTGTTTTTATACTCTTAGCCATGGGCGTGACATTCTACACAGTCACCTTTGTCACGCTTGCAATCTCTCATCTCTGTATGTGtaattcaataatattttctgTAATTGCAGATGAAAAATTCATTTCATCTCATATTCATGTGTCAACTCACCGTGTTGTTAAAACACTCAGCTAATGACCTGTTCCAAAGTCAGCAATTCTATGACGACATGCCTTTGATGCCATCTCATCATGACCAGAAAATCCCCTTCTCTTCTCACTGGCCAAGATTCTTTGTTCATTTGACTGTATGTTGCCTGGGGGATGCTTAGCTCTTAGGGAAGGGATTaagatgaattatttttttttcctgtggaataAAGGCACCCTATTTGCCACCAATGATTTTCTTTCCCTAACTTTATTTCAttgcctaaaattatttttatatattttattataaaattacttctcaaattctttagaaagagaaaatagatcaGGTAAATTGAATAAGAAATATGGTGGATCACAGAGATAAACCAGAACAAATGTTTAGAGGCAAAAATGACTAAAGAAGTCTACTTTGAAGCAGAGACTCAGGGGATGCCAATATGTGCACATGTGTAAAGACTCAGAGTCAAATATTTTAGAGGCGAGAGGAGATAAGTAGTGACTTTATGGGGTTTTCTATCTCTgtagattaaattaaaatgttcaatATGAGCATAGTTTATGGCTTTTCATATACATATTGTCCCTTTTGacatctatatttaaaatttcctagAGGTCTTTCTTATCTAGAACAACTCCCATCAAGCAATACCTCTGAACATTTCTACCTTCAGATTCTttcatatgattttctttttcactgtaaGGCATACTTTTTGTCTACTCTATTcctttaagattatttttccacTATAAAATATCGAAATATCTTCTTTTTATAGAGCTTTCCATAACAGGTAAACCTGAACAAAATGAATATTGAAGGATTTTCTCAAAGTAAAATACAATAATCTCAGAGGGAAATTTGGAATTGCAGGAGGGGTAAAGAAGACTGagatatgaatgaattatgtctAAATGCACATTCTACACAGCACTAATAATTTGGTTCTTAATATATTAGAAGAAGTGAACAGTAATAAATTAAGAATGATCATTAAAATCTAAGATTttgcttaaaaattaaaagcctggaaaaaataacaaaagagtaAAATTATAGCATTAAACCATTTTATTACTCCTCAAATGCatgaaaagagacaaaaagaaacataaaagatggaataaataacaataaaatagtaaatatgtaGGTAGAAATCTGACTGTATCAATAATTAAGTTAAATATAATATGACAAATAGTCCATATAAAAGACTTAGAATATCAGActggaatgaaaatcaaaactgtttTCTACATAAAAGAGATTCTCTTAAatatgaggaaacagaaaaggaaacataaaagatatatcagggaaaagaaacaaaaattctatttctactttgttaATCTCAAATTTTCTATATGTTAAGATGTTTATTGTATATTAAGCAAGATATTTCTTAACAATCAATCTGTCAGACTACCAGGAGGATACACATTATCTCATTAGTTATTTAAATGTTACACTAAGGCCACACCATCCAATAGAGTAGGCACTAGCCACATATATCAATTTCAATTTGAatactttaaattaaattaaattaaaattcaattcctCAGTCATATTCATCCCGTTTCAAGTGCACAACAGATAAGCAATGCTAATGGGTACCAAATATTGGAAATTGCAGATAAAACATATTTTCACCATCAAAGAAAGTTCTATTGGGCAGTGCTGCCTTAAAGATCACAGCCGATTGTTGATTTGTtaatataaattcatatttttactgttttctgtacAATGCAAGAATGTTAGAAATCTTAAGGCCATTTTTCCTTACGCCAATTCATGTGTTATtatgttagtgttttcattttatgtatgcTTATGCATACTGTAAATATTTGTCCCCATGTTTTTACAGgcaatatttgtttaaatgttctcaatatatatatttttatttactctaaGTTCCTTCCTACACCTTTTTGCTATAGGCAAGAGTCATTTTGCTTTTGACTATGTGTAActtttaactatatatttttgtGCTGGAAGGGTAGTGACAAGTTCTCGAAGTTTTCAATTGTCTGAAAATATctgtatttctatttcctttttgaatcAGATACTCTCTAGTCATGTATTCTAGTTTTAAATTGTTCTTTCTTCACAAATTTGAGGCTATTTGTTTTCCTACGTTCCcctttctatatatttatagttcagttgtcaattttattgtttctttttctgaaggTAACTTGATGTTTTACCCGTGGgttgttttacatctttttcttatttttcttgttagTTTGACTCCCTTGTGCCTAGGTGTGGGCCTTTCTTCATGTTTGTCATACATCTGTTTTGTAACATTTCTTGACTTTGTGAGTTGATTTTCCTCTATTTGGAAAATTCTATCGGGATCTGTTTCTATTCCATGCTTCTTCTGTTAGATTTGGTGATGTCTTGACTTCTCAATGGCTGTTAGTTTTTCATAGAATATcaacgtgtatatatatatatttatatatatatgtatatatatgtgtgtgtctgtgtataaatatacatatatatgtatttatacacacacacaacttggTTTAGGACTCCATTTGAAATTTTTCGACCTTTCCTTATTCTCCATGTTCCATATGCTCTTGAGTGCTCTTCTTAACATTTTAGTTTGAACGTACTCTTCTGAACAATCTCTAATTGTTTCTTCAGTTATGTCTAATTTATTTGTAATCCAATTGTAACCAATCTACATTtaatttattgcattttttaattttagaatttctacttgattcttttaatatgtttcaaTGTTCTGaaaattttctatctctttatttccTAAGCATATGGATTATAGTTATAAAATCTATGACTTACCTTTCCATTTACTGAATCCCTTGTAAGTCTGTTTATACCACATAACacatattttgcttttaataatttcttaacTTCTTGAAGTTTGATAAATTTTCCTTGGATATCAAACTATGACTATATCTGTATCATCTATATATTCATCtatatttacatattcatttataGCTATATATTCATTGGTAATTATAGCTATATAAAACTATATCTATAACAGTGTCTATGTGCGGATCCACATCCTACAAGGGAATCAATCTAATTCCTGATTCTGATATATTCTGTTCAAACAGTACTCTTCCACCAGTTATAGTCTGAGTAAGAAAAATATCTGAGGTCCTCTAAAATTTGTTCAAATCCCCAACTTTGTAGGATTTCAGAACCTATTCCCATGTTCATATTGATCTTTTCATATTATCTCTTTTATCTATCACAAACCCTAGTCAATAAACACTTTTATCTATTACAATCacataaacaataataataaacaagtaaCAACAATAAACATAGCTGGATATCagaatcaattaattttttagattATAATGACTTTTCACACaattttggaagaaaacacaATGTCAATTCTATCTGCAATGCAGACTTTAGACTTTATTTTGAGTTAgtactttaataataaaaatttttagataAAGTTTGTCAGCCAATATTTAAGACCAGAGACAAGGTGACAATTTGATAATTAGAAATAAGAGGGTAATTCTTTCTGTAGATGATGAAAACAATAAAGGTTATGAATAGAGTCATTGAAGACATTGGACaagattaaaaattatgtatgatGATCAGTAGGAGCCAGATCCACAGGTTGGTCTCTAACAAGGCTGGAAGTTCCCAGAAGTGAAGTAGGATGGGTAGCAGAATCTAGATCCATAGTTTGGAGAAGGGAAACCATGGACTCTGCAAGCCATGGGTCTGAAGCTACTGGAACCACAGCCTGGTAAGTAGGAGCTTCCAGATCCATAGCCCAGGGAGCAGCTGTTGCTGGACCCAAAGCCTAGAGACCCAGAATAAGTTGTCTGAGAGGGCCTGCAGAGTGTGGAGATTCTTGAGTGGTAGCAGGATATCTGGATAGGTCTAGACACCACATAGAATATCTGATACCTAGTGGGTTTACATCAGGCTTCCTGACAGCCACTGTAGAGAGAGGAGCCCAGCTGGCAGGTAGTGGGAGAGCAGAGGTCAGTACCAGTCACAGTATACCAGGTTACTGGGGTAAGAAGAGCCCCAGGAGCAGCTTGAATAGCACAGGTGGTCcccaaaggagagagaggagaagttTCCAGAGCAGCGGTTGTAGGACATATTGACAGGAGATGTGAGTTCAGCTGAATTACAGTGAGAAGATTCTGAGTTTGAATATTACTCCTGGACTGTGGTATTTATATATTCACAGTAATGGGTGTGGCACCTTACAGTAACTTCTTTTCCATATTTGAGCCCACTCATTTGCTTACATGTAACTCAGTAATTCTTTTTGTAATAGCAGTTAACTAACTCCCTTCATCTTATGTTTATAAGTGAACTTGTTTTTATAGCTCTATGTCAATGAATTACATCTGTGTTATGAATGGTCTGACAGTATGGAATTAATGTCTACTTCATCATGGCCAAGGAAGCCCCTCTTATTTTCTTGGGCAATAACTACTTGTATATCTACTCCTGGTTGTGCTGGGGAAGGTTTTCTTCCTAGATTGGGGACTGCAATGCTGTCATCTCCCTTTTGTACCAATTGTCAAGAGGCAGAAATCAGGTCTTGATGAGAAACCTTACAAAGATTGCATTTATAGCAAACCATTGATTCTCACTCTCAAGCATAATTTTCCATCTTACTTACTTACTATTTCCAATTTGCTTAACTATTAGCAGTGCTTACTATGTCCAACCTAGAAGAGTCATATAAAATACGCCAAAGGGGTTGAGAGAGCTCACTAGGAATGGGGATAAtcttgaataaatttatttaaattgtttaaaaagttaATCAATTCTAAAGCAAGAACAGACAACTATGGACAtatgtgaagaaaaacaaagtgggAGACACTATGGAGATGAAGTGAGTAAACTAGTGACAGTGGTAGAAAGAGGGACAAATCTGCCAGGATTTTCTTCTAACCCAGTGGACAACATATGGATATTCTACTTTTAATTCAACTAAatcaaaattgtttcaaaatgagCTCAATTCATGATTTTtgtagatatatttatatttgtaaaacGTCCTAGGGTTTCTCCTCCCACGATATTTCTGAACCCCATCACAAAAGTTTGAATGCCTTCTGAGCATTTCCAAGACCTTGGTAGATCCCTACTTAAGTACATGATTCTGTCCCAGCTTTCTTACTAAAGGTGGGCCCAGGTTTTGAAAAGCTTGAAGTTTATAACTTCAGGGTCCTTTTTTAGCATAAAGaatacaacactgtgaatataatggtagaaataaatatgaatactACTTTAGAATAAAGATAATATTAACCAACAAAAACCTACAGGTTGACTAAAGACACAAATATTACAAAATCAAGACATTAATATATCATCTATAAACTTTCCCCAACATTTCTTGGCTGCACAGTCCTTGATCACCTGTACATAGGATGATGGTTTTATCAACatgattttatttggaaagaatagaaatataattCAGCTTTTCTCTAGAATTGTATATCACAAAacacttaaattatttttgatgacatggaaaattttctttcaaCATTGCCATTTGTTATTACTAATGCTGCACCTTTAACATCCTCCGTTACTTCTTCTTGGTCAGAGCTTCAAGCCTGGGGTTATGCTTACCTCTGCCAGGTGTCCTGGTTCACCTCCCCTCCAAGTCTTCTGGCCCTGGGGTTTGGGGGCTTCTGTGAGGATTAGCTTCAAAAGGCTGTGGACCCTAGGTTTTAGTGTCCTCCAAGCAGGTAGCAGAGCAGTATATTGGTTCAAATCCTTCTTCTTGAGGTCAAAGCTCCCTGAGGGCCTGAGGTCCATCAGGTTGACTAGAGGTAGCAGAGGCATCTCTCTGGATTCACCCACAGCTCCAGCACTACCACAAGGACACAGACGTGACACCCAGTCCATGGCAGCCCAGCTGGAGCAGCAGCTTTCTCCAAGCCTCCTTGGAGGAGTGCCAAGAGAGCTTTGGAAAAAGTTAGGTGAAAGAATCCTCAGGAGGACCCTCACACTTAAGCTTCATTAGGTTAAATCTGTCTCTGTCTTTGCCTTAGATGCCCTGCCCAAGATGTCTGAATATGCACTATTGATGTTCTCTTTGAGATATCAGGAACCTACGTGGAGTGCCCAGATCTCCCTCCAAGATACCTTCCATGGCAACGTCTCTCTCCAGTGCTCCAACCTAAGCTTTGATCatttcattgttataatttattgttgtttttgttatttgtctCTGATCTTCTTTAACTCCAAGTTAAAATACATAGGAACATGTCTGACAGATTTATCATATTCTTTGAGTATATTACTATATTTCTGACAATTTCAAGAGAAACGCACTGATATAACACACACCAGTGTTCAAATATGTGTTATCAGGAACTCAAGAAGTTAATGTTGTGGCTTATGGCACTGAATTGCaggtttatttaataaaaatacaatacagCTTCCCtcgtagcgcagtggttgagagtccgcctgccgatgcagggaacatgggttcgtgagccagtctgggaagatcccacatgccgtggagcgtctgggcctgtgagccatggctgctaagcctgcgcgtccggagccttgctccagagcaggagaggccacaacagtgagaggcccatgtaccacaataaataaataaataaaataaaaatacaataaaattatacTATATATGCTTAAATTATCAACTCTTCCTCAgtgtaaaaatatgtttaattgccacttaaaaaaataaagcactatctagcatttttttttttcggtatgcgggcctctcactgttgtggcctctcccattgcggaacacaggctccggatgcgcaggctcaaaggccatggctcacaggcctagtcactctgcagcacgtgggatcttcccggaccggggcacgaacccatgtcccctgcatcgggaggcagattctcaacaactgtgccaccagggaagcccttatccaGCATTTTTTATAAGTCAAAGAATGATGAAGTAGCTGCACCCACATCAAACAGCTACTTTTTAAAAGCTTATCTTATgatcttttaattttctaattttttgtatGAATTCCTAGCCAGTGGGGTAAAAATCCTAGCCCATGCAATGCTGTGAAGACCATGCCTTTCTCAAATCTCTGTTTCCTTTCTTGAAAATAGTTGCCTTATCACAAGTAAGAATGACTTTTTTACTGGCTCAAGGCAGGACCAgtgttaagtaaaataataaattcagcaaaattTGTCTGTAGTAACACAACATTCTGGCCGCAATGATGCCCTTCTCTCCTCAGTACATCTCTAACCGTCCTTACATCAATGTGGTAATCAATGATACCAGTTGAAATAATACATCACAAACTCTCAGGTCCTCTATCAAATCCAACCTATATAGGTTTGTTTATTGTACAAGTGCGGGTCTCCATAGGCTTTTTATTAAACTCCAAATTGTTgcctatatttaaaaatcaaaagaatcaaCATAAAATGTGGATTTATGACTTCCAAAATTTCTGTCCCCAAAAGGGGACACCAGGCTCCCTTCCTTGTCATTACCTGGAACTGCATACAAGCTGCCCCATTCGTATGGGTGTGCTTCCCTCTAATTCTCAACAACTCTAACTACTCCGCTAATTTCAGTTACCATTAGTCATTGACCTGACACTACTATTTTTTTGTGTTAGTTAATGCCTCTATCATAAATAGGAGAATGAGAGATGAATTAGAAGCTTTGGGTGTTAAGACAATTTGTGAAATCCAACTCCCTTGTGCACTTGAAGGATATTCTTCCATGTTTAATAGGAAAATGCCATGTATCTGTGTTGATGGGCTGGAATATAAAACATCAGTTATGGAACAAATCACAAGCCAATTGGACCACCTCACTTAGGTTGATGATCCTCTGACTTAAATTCTTCAGATGCCAGCAGAATTTGAGTTGGTTTTTATATACTGGGCAAAGACTTAAATCAGTGGTGTCTTACTGCTGAATATGCAACAAACCATCctgaaaaatacataaacaattaaaaataaccgAGATGATTGAACTCCCTCCCAGGCCACTCCACATGTGATTCTGATTGTTAAATCAGAATTTAACTATTGTTAAACTAAAGGTTTAACATCTAGCTGGTAGCCCATAGGAGATGCTTATAGCTGTGTGAAATCATACTACATGCCTAACAAGGGTAACCACTTTTGTATAGGAATTGTCTTTCCAAGAATATAAAGCAGAACATTAAaaagagagacagggaaatctaATTTCTGTTTATAACATCATAATTCTATTGTAATGGGAGGTTTCTGATAATAATATGCAGTATTCCTTCTTCTTGTTACTGCTGAAATATAATAACTATTATGAACACTGTTGCTTGGAAATGTTGAAGATGGATTTAGTAACATTAATATCCATCCTGCAAGATGCGGCATCTTAGGGATTGAACAAAGGCTGCGTGTAACTACCCAGTGACACAGTGCAGATGGCCTCATGATGACTAATAATGACTGACTATAAATACAGGAGAGAAGAGCAATTTTGACAGACTATGATAGCTACAATTGGGAGGTGGAATAAACAGGgttttttagttaaaaatcagATGAATGGCATGTTGAATATACGAGTGGAACTGAAACGGTCCATGGCATATAGTAGACACTCCATAAATATAT is part of the Mesoplodon densirostris isolate mMesDen1 chromosome 5, mMesDen1 primary haplotype, whole genome shotgun sequence genome and encodes:
- the LOC132491139 gene encoding keratin-associated protein 13-1-like, which encodes MSYYPCSGNFSSCSLGDHLRYSSSSCGSSYIGDLVYSTDHCSPRSCRLGSSLRRGFYEPIRCFTSSGLSSPCQTSCYHPRTSMIYSPCCTTYAGSLGSRSSRGCSLGYGSRSCYTLGFGSHGFRPLGYEVYAFPWLSHRSGFCRPSCFAARSCQSLCYRPICGSAFY